The Papaver somniferum cultivar HN1 unplaced genomic scaffold, ASM357369v1 unplaced-scaffold_11, whole genome shotgun sequence region TTGAACAAACTCCAGCGCCTTACTAAGATGCCCAGCACGACTAAACATATCAACCATACACCCATAATGCTCTATCTTCGGAACAATTGAGAACTCATTGACCATCGAATCAAAATAACTGCAACCTTGTTCAACCAACCCAGCATGACTACATGCTGTAAGCATCCCAATGAAAGCAACTCCATCTGGTTTCATCCCAACTCCCCTCATCTCATCAAAGAAATCAACCGCTTCCTTTCCTCGACCGTGCATTGCTAGACCCACGATAACCGAAGTCCAAGAGACAATTGTCTTCTCGTTCATATTCCAGAAAACTTCAATAGCTTCATCAATATCACCACACTTAGCAAACATATCAATCAGCGCATTACAAAGTTCCTCCGACCTTGGAATACCTTCCTTATCAATGTAACGCTGAACCCATTTCCCCAACTCAAGCGCACCCAAATCTGCACAAGCTGAAAGTACCGAAACCATCGTAATCTCATCAGGCCGAACACCATCAAACTGCATTTTCCTAAACAGCTCCACCGCTTCAGTCGACCTACCAAAACGAACATACCCACCAATCATCGCACTCCATGAAACAGCACTTGACTTTGGCATTTCATCAAACATATTACGTGCAAACTCAATCCCACCAGCACAACAACAATACATATGAACAGTAGTGTTCTGCACATAAAGATCAGTATCAAACCCATACTTCACAACAGCCCCATGAATCTGCTTACCCAAATTCAAACCCAACAGCCCTGCAGACGCCTTCAAAAGAAACGGATACGTAAACTTATTCGGCTTTATCGAGTAACGAAGCATACGATTATAAGCAAATATTGCATTCTGTTTAGTATGATTAGTCTGAGCATAAGCTCTGATGATTGCATTGAAAAGGAATGTGTCATACAAATGAGTTTCTGCTTCTTTGGAGAACACAAATGAAGCTGCGTAATCAATGTTATTAAGTTCTGAACAAGTTGTAGAGAACTTTGTCAGGACTAGTGGGTTGTTATGAAGACCTGATTTGAGAAGATGTGAATGGATTTGTTTGAGTTTGGAGAATGTGTTGCAGAGTTGGAGAAGAGATAAGCAATTCTGTTCTGCTTCTCTTCTGTTGAAAGACTGTATGAATCTTGACATTTCATACTAAGCAGAATTCAAAGAGAAAATTCCTAATTCTATACGGAGAAATACTTTGGGCGGGTTTTCGGTGTTTGGTTAAGGGGTACTCCTTGGTCAAGCCCATCACATTAGCACTTTTATCGTGTTTTCTTTTTCGGCTTTGCTACACACCGATACGGTGTGCACTGAGAGGAATCTGACGGTCCCTAGTGCAGCGTTCTGAGCATCAGGAGGGTGATGGGCAGGCAGGGGCCCACCCCCTCTCACACGGTGCCCACCACTATTTTGAAAATTCGATGCATCTAtcattttcctttcctttttaATTATCCGATCTTTGTTTCTGTAAAAGAGGTACTCAATTTCTTATTTGGACTAAAATTAAAGTGATGCAAGGAAGGCACCCTTTTTCGAGATACAAGTTagtaaaaaatatcaaaatttgtttgtttttttttctttttctttgatataTTAAAACAATGATCACTAGAACTACACCTAACCTCTCCTACGAGAGGAATCCTAAGAACCATCAAGCTACTTGATATGAAAGAAAGGTCAACTAATAAGATAATGTCACCTTCGATTGGTTCATCACACAACTCTAGCATatataaaatgtattttttttcctttttatgaaaCATAAGGGGTAAGATTTtattaaaaagagaaaaaaattgttACAACACTTAACCCACCACTCAAGTCCTACCCGTCGACTCAAATCTGACTATCTTCTCATACCCGAAAAACAACATTCCAATTAAAAATCGGATCATTCACGGTAATGAATCTAAACCAATTCTTGATAGAACCCCATTAAAGTAGGGTTTAATATCAATCCTCGATTTAATTAAAGTTAGTCACTATTTTATAAGGTTCAAAAATACTTCCCTATTTTTGTTGCGTCACTTCTAGATTCGGTCACTAAGAGCATCGGAAGGTCAAGGTCATAAATCTGGTCGAAATGTGCCATATGACCATAATGATCAGTACACCAGACCAACACTACAACAAAATCAGCAAAACAACCTTTCCATATTTAAACATTAAGCAAACAACAAAGACCAAGCCAGATTTTCTGCTAATTCAAAACACACTCTAGACAACGGTAGAAGCCTATCTCTGCATATTAATAACATCCTTCGATAGTAACGGAGTAATAACTGCCTGAGATATTACCTCCCACTGATATGAACATTTATTCTTGCGAGCATACTTGTCTACAACATCAGCATCTCCATTACACACTCTATTTACATACCTTACTTGAACTTGAAGATTATTATACAGACCAATACTCTCTGAAATCAGATGTTGATCCTCCCATCTTATATGATTCACCTGATTCCTTTGAACTGCTTCTATCACTGCTTTGTTGTCACCTTCCACTTGCACTCTACTTATGCCCTTACTTTGAATCCATTTCAATACCATTAGTAATGCCATAGCTTCTGCTTGGTCGATGTCTCTCACATATCCTGTGCTGGCCACGGCGTCCAAGAGTTCTCCTACATGATTTCGCAAAACAATAAAAAACCCAGCATAGTTAGAGTCTACAGTATAAGaaacatcaaaattaatttttatcCAATCAGTAGGAGGTGGCTGCCAACGAGTGATAGTAGTGTTCATATGATTATTATGATGACTAATATTATTAGTTCTATTATGAATGCAAATGTTATGTAAACTGCAAAACTTGATTATCTGGTGGACAATAGACTGGGGGGATTGAGTTTTTCCTTCAAACAGCTTTAGGCATCTACTTTTCCAAATGAACCACGTGGTGAATACTGCTAGATTCATAAGATGATGTCTGCTACTTATTGATACTAAAGAAGATTTATCTATCCAAGAGTGAATCCATTGTGTAATATCTCTGTAA contains the following coding sequences:
- the LOC113328562 gene encoding uncharacterized protein LOC113328562, with amino-acid sequence MFMWKLIKDILPVALKLQRRGISENSKCPQCQNSMETISHLFLQCPIAAAVWSWVSTDVLQEAMVYRDITQWIHSWIDKSSLVSISSRHHLMNLAVFTTWFIWKSRCLKLFEGKTQSPQSIVHQIIKFCSLHNICIHNRTNNISHHNNHMNTTITRWQPPPTDWIKINFDVSYTVDSNYAGFFIVLRNHVGELLDAVASTGYVRDIDQAEAMALLMVLKWIQSKGISRVQVEGDNKAVIEAVQRNQVNHIRWEDQHLISESIGLYNNLQVQVRYVNRVCNGDADVVDKYARKNKCSYQWEVISQAVITPLLSKDVINMQR
- the LOC113328566 gene encoding pentatricopeptide repeat-containing protein At4g21065-like, translated to MSRFIQSFNRREAEQNCLSLLQLCNTFSKLKQIHSHLLKSGLHNNPLVLTKFSTTCSELNNIDYAASFVFSKEAETHLYDTFLFNAIIRAYAQTNHTKQNAIFAYNRMLRYSIKPNKFTYPFLLKASAGLLGLNLGKQIHGAVVKYGFDTDLYVQNTTVHMYCCCAGGIEFARNMFDEMPKSSAVSWSAMIGGYVRFGRSTEAVELFRKMQFDGVRPDEITMVSVLSACADLGALELGKWVQRYIDKEGIPRSEELCNALIDMFAKCGDIDEAIEVFWNMNEKTIVSWTSVIVGLAMHGRGKEAVDFFDEMRGVGMKPDGVAFIGMLTACSHAGLVEQGCSYFDSMVNEFSIVPKIEHYGCMVDMFSRAGHLSKALEFVQEMPIEPNPVIWRSLIYGCRSHGELELSESISKRLIGDEPMHGSNYVLLSNVYAKMFKYEKKTKIRKVMEKKGIKKVPGCTMIELNNEIYEFVAGDKSHDQYEDIYKMVDEMGRAIKKAGFVATTSDVLLDIDEEDKEDTLNRHSEKLAIAFSLLNSPPRTMIRIVKNLRVCTDCHGATKFISKVYEREIVVRDRNRFHHFRDGLCSCKDFW